The following coding sequences are from one Salinicoccus sp. Bachu38 window:
- a CDS encoding MBL fold metallo-hydrolase, producing the protein MKVTIVGMWNSFPNGTEPTSGYLVEKDGVRILIDAGSGIAGHIQKYINIHDLDYIILSHYHHDHAGDVEAFMLARKVARQLRRVDRNLKIYGPESGATAKEIRRAKYSTFLPVRAQKVYTIGPFKLEFHRNEHTVETYAIRVTDNNGAVFVHTSDTCYRGSLVRFAFGADLLIVDSKLYEGFDGKVEGHMNAEEAGRLASKADAQLTILSNLPHHGEQEVLLDSAKQHPTGSIRLAEAGMTIEI; encoded by the coding sequence ATGAAAGTCACCATTGTTGGAATGTGGAACAGCTTTCCGAACGGGACAGAGCCGACATCCGGCTATCTTGTGGAAAAGGACGGGGTCAGGATACTGATAGATGCAGGAAGCGGCATCGCGGGCCATATACAAAAATATATCAACATACATGACTTGGACTATATCATCCTATCCCACTATCATCATGATCACGCTGGGGACGTCGAGGCCTTCATGCTGGCGCGGAAGGTGGCCCGGCAGCTGAGGCGTGTAGACAGGAATCTCAAAATCTACGGACCGGAAAGCGGAGCGACCGCCAAGGAGATCCGGCGGGCGAAATACAGCACTTTTCTGCCCGTACGGGCACAGAAGGTCTATACCATCGGGCCGTTCAAACTGGAATTCCATCGCAATGAGCATACTGTCGAAACCTATGCCATAAGGGTTACGGACAACAACGGCGCCGTATTCGTTCATACATCGGATACATGCTACCGCGGCAGCCTCGTCCGCTTCGCCTTCGGCGCAGACCTGCTCATCGTCGACAGCAAGTTGTACGAAGGATTTGATGGGAAAGTGGAAGGACATATGAACGCCGAAGAAGCCGGCCGGCTTGCATCCAAAGCAGATGCCCAGCTGACGATTCTCTCCAACCTCCCGCATCATGGAGAACAGGAAGTCTTGCTGGACAGCGCCAAACAGCATCCGACTGGCAGCATAAGATTGGCAGAAGCAGGAATGACAATTGAAATCTAG
- a CDS encoding ABC transporter permease → MRHFLKLTLDDTWFRILLWIIGISVLTLIVPYAFLGLYDDSAEREVLRETLDNPALIAMIGPVPEGAYTIAVMFSHEMLVFMGVIHGLFGVMIANSVSRKMEDQGLIEYVNSAGITRQSIFMTQLLVGVGMNAVLGLVIFAGLFLTPDDSFTFIGSALYAISTSLFGMMFYALALVFAQLLPASEWTFGVSLSILLLLYLYRAITDVASPDFSVVSPYNWLTRLEPFAGNEVVWLLPSLITVLLFGLAWVLFSRRDLDDAYLNIAMNKKPRSIGSYPRLMMGSMKILVASWLIGMVLIGASYGSIFGDLDAFINENAFLAESMAAAGEDPVTQFISVLVLITSIIGIIPALMISGRILREEKHGRLEWLESTGIRRRTMLLSHGIYAVVVGFAGVVVAMLGMFGASMGVEGIDMTLGDYMIVAINYGGAIVLFVGLSMLLTGISARLHFVVWFYLLYAFFVNYLGIIIGLDDAWRMATPFHYLAEVPKESIDWAAWSIVVAIGIVLMGVGVLLFRRRDVG, encoded by the coding sequence ATGAGACACTTCCTGAAGCTGACACTCGATGACACCTGGTTCCGCATACTTCTGTGGATCATCGGCATCAGTGTCCTTACACTCATCGTCCCCTATGCATTCCTTGGCCTGTATGACGATTCCGCAGAACGCGAGGTGCTCCGCGAGACGCTGGATAATCCGGCGCTGATTGCGATGATCGGCCCCGTGCCGGAAGGTGCCTATACGATCGCCGTCATGTTCAGTCATGAGATGCTCGTATTCATGGGCGTCATCCATGGACTGTTCGGTGTCATGATCGCCAATTCGGTCAGCCGCAAGATGGAGGACCAGGGGCTGATCGAATACGTCAACAGCGCAGGTATTACGCGCCAGTCCATCTTCATGACCCAGCTCCTTGTCGGTGTCGGCATGAATGCAGTCCTCGGCCTTGTGATATTCGCCGGATTGTTCCTGACGCCGGACGACTCGTTCACATTCATCGGCAGTGCGCTGTACGCCATCAGCACCAGCCTCTTCGGCATGATGTTCTATGCACTAGCGCTCGTATTCGCACAGCTGCTCCCGGCATCGGAGTGGACGTTCGGGGTGTCGCTTTCCATCCTGCTTCTCCTGTACCTCTATCGTGCCATCACCGATGTGGCAAGCCCGGATTTCTCCGTCGTCTCGCCATACAACTGGCTGACACGGCTCGAGCCGTTTGCTGGCAACGAAGTGGTCTGGCTGCTGCCATCCCTCATCACCGTCCTCCTCTTCGGCCTGGCGTGGGTTTTATTTTCCAGAAGGGACCTCGACGATGCCTATCTGAACATCGCCATGAATAAAAAGCCGCGCTCCATCGGTTCCTATCCGCGACTGATGATGGGCAGCATGAAGATACTCGTTGCAAGCTGGCTCATCGGCATGGTGCTGATCGGTGCCTCGTACGGATCGATATTCGGCGACCTCGATGCCTTCATCAATGAAAATGCATTCCTCGCAGAGAGCATGGCCGCTGCCGGCGAAGATCCCGTCACACAGTTCATCAGCGTGCTCGTGCTCATCACCTCCATCATCGGCATCATTCCGGCACTGATGATCTCCGGACGCATACTGCGGGAGGAGAAGCACGGCCGGCTCGAATGGCTGGAGAGTACCGGCATCAGACGCCGGACGATGCTGCTCTCCCACGGCATCTATGCGGTGGTCGTCGGGTTTGCCGGTGTCGTAGTGGCCATGCTCGGCATGTTTGGCGCCAGCATGGGCGTCGAGGGCATCGACATGACGCTCGGCGACTATATGATTGTCGCCATCAACTACGGCGGGGCCATCGTCCTGTTCGTCGGCCTGTCGATGCTGCTGACCGGCATCTCCGCCCGCCTCCATTTCGTCGTCTGGTTCTATCTGCTGTATGCCTTCTTCGTCAACTATCTCGGCATCATCATCGGGCTGGATGACGCATGGCGGATGGCGACGCCATTCCATTACCTGGCCGAAGTACCGAAGGAATCGATCGACTGGGCAGCCTGGAGCATCGTCGTCGCCATCGGCATCGTGCTGATGGGTGTGGGCGTGCTGCTGTTCAGAAGAAGGGATGTCGGCTGA
- a CDS encoding ABC transporter ATP-binding protein encodes MTVLELKGLTKRFGKTVAADDVSFELREGEIFGFIGPNGAGKSTTLRMIIGALTPDAGEILMDGTPINKNRHYKQNIAYVPGDINLWGNLTGEEVIRFFMKVRGYRDTERKDRLVERFRLDTAKKCKAYSKGNRQKVALICAFLSDARLLIFDEPTSGLDPLMERTFHEEVTAAKHEGRTILLSSHILSEVEKLADRIAIIREGRIIETGRLETLRHITRTEYVVQAEGDLGALKSLPYVHDYEVTDTGIHMRVDNDAVGDFLQALAPHQPSHLESLPPRLEDIFMRYYEDRREQS; translated from the coding sequence ATGACAGTACTTGAACTGAAAGGTCTGACGAAACGGTTTGGCAAGACGGTCGCCGCAGATGATGTATCATTCGAGCTCAGGGAGGGTGAAATCTTCGGCTTCATCGGTCCGAACGGCGCCGGGAAATCGACGACGCTGCGCATGATCATCGGCGCGCTTACTCCGGATGCCGGGGAAATACTGATGGATGGGACGCCGATAAATAAAAATCGGCACTACAAGCAGAACATCGCCTATGTCCCTGGGGACATCAACCTGTGGGGGAACCTCACGGGAGAAGAGGTCATCCGCTTCTTCATGAAGGTGAGGGGCTATAGGGATACGGAGCGGAAGGACCGGCTGGTCGAGCGCTTCCGCCTCGACACAGCGAAGAAATGCAAGGCCTACTCCAAGGGGAACCGCCAGAAGGTGGCACTGATATGCGCCTTCCTCTCCGATGCCCGGCTGCTCATCTTCGATGAGCCGACTTCGGGCCTCGATCCGCTGATGGAACGCACTTTCCATGAAGAAGTGACGGCGGCGAAGCATGAAGGCAGGACCATCCTCCTCTCAAGCCATATTCTGTCCGAGGTCGAAAAATTGGCGGACCGCATCGCCATCATCCGCGAAGGGCGGATCATCGAAACCGGGCGCCTTGAAACACTGCGCCATATTACACGGACCGAATATGTCGTCCAGGCGGAAGGGGACCTCGGTGCACTCAAGTCGCTGCCCTATGTCCATGACTATGAGGTGACGGATACGGGGATTCATATGCGCGTCGACAACGATGCGGTCGGCGATTTCCTGCAGGCCCTCGCCCCCCATCAGCCGAGCCATCTCGAGTCGCTGCCGCCGAGGCTCGAGGACATATTCATGCGCTACTACGAAGATCGGCGTGAACAGTCATGA
- a CDS encoding TetR/AcrR family transcriptional regulator has protein sequence MKEPFKRLDDAQQYHILTTAMAEFSKHGYKQASTNRIVKAAGISKGMLYYYFDSKHSLYLSAAQYAYDHFTVHLLDQVRLQEEGFIERLARLSRVKHKYFMQHPEVSQFVTHMFYATEMLEDYQQALQALRESNLDAMYEKVDMGLFRPDIDRETMMKMIRWTFDGYIREMEQHFEAEGIDFEQIDAYFDRFEGYLGTMRKLYYKEAVQ, from the coding sequence ATGAAAGAGCCATTCAAAAGGCTGGATGACGCCCAGCAGTATCACATTCTGACCACTGCCATGGCCGAGTTTTCGAAGCATGGCTACAAGCAGGCATCGACCAATCGCATCGTGAAGGCTGCAGGCATCAGCAAGGGGATGCTCTACTACTATTTCGACAGCAAGCATTCCCTCTACCTGAGTGCCGCGCAATATGCCTACGATCATTTCACCGTCCATCTCCTCGACCAGGTCCGGCTCCAGGAGGAGGGCTTCATCGAAAGGCTGGCCAGGCTGTCGCGGGTCAAGCACAAATATTTCATGCAGCATCCGGAAGTGTCGCAGTTCGTGACCCACATGTTCTACGCGACTGAAATGCTTGAGGACTACCAGCAGGCGCTGCAGGCACTCCGGGAATCGAACCTCGATGCAATGTATGAGAAGGTCGACATGGGGCTGTTCCGGCCGGATATCGACCGGGAGACGATGATGAAGATGATCCGCTGGACTTTCGACGGCTATATCAGGGAGATGGAGCAGCACTTCGAGGCGGAGGGCATCGACTTCGAACAGATCGATGCCTACTTCGACCGGTTCGAAGGCTATCTCGGGACAATGCGCAAGCTCTACTATAAGGAGGCAGTACAATGA
- a CDS encoding M23 family metallopeptidase yields MNPIDYLVGQGFRITSDPTRYRSGIWGKRDYTLDGYNYDTYCGGYHRAYDLAKAHLAPVPAVCGGEVVQGTNRHGNFGGTVVVANKALGIQVIYGHLARNLKVKIGQTIRQGDTVGLQSNTNYDNVPMASHLHIQFQNYGYIAGERAFVCTGINPLKINVSEEGGPDTWLWQGHFTADSRIRIRDHPSKQAPSRGIIIPGTKVRFDRLYVNEGLWWIRITVGGKQKCIAVGEKQTGVTFRRANALGRLWGKAGGLDTSRGKKKKG; encoded by the coding sequence ATGAATCCAATCGATTATCTTGTGGGGCAGGGGTTCAGGATCACATCGGATCCGACCCGGTACAGAAGCGGCATATGGGGGAAGCGGGACTACACGTTGGACGGCTACAACTATGACACGTACTGCGGAGGCTATCACCGGGCATACGACCTCGCCAAGGCCCATCTGGCACCGGTGCCGGCGGTATGCGGCGGGGAGGTGGTCCAGGGCACGAACCGCCATGGCAACTTCGGGGGCACGGTGGTCGTTGCGAATAAAGCGCTCGGCATCCAGGTGATCTACGGACATCTCGCCCGGAACCTCAAAGTCAAAATCGGCCAGACCATCCGGCAGGGCGACACTGTGGGGCTCCAGTCCAACACGAACTATGACAACGTCCCGATGGCGAGCCATCTGCACATCCAGTTCCAGAACTACGGCTACATTGCAGGGGAGCGCGCCTTTGTGTGCACCGGCATCAATCCGCTGAAAATAAACGTCTCGGAAGAAGGTGGTCCGGATACCTGGCTGTGGCAGGGGCACTTCACTGCAGACAGCCGCATACGGATCCGTGACCATCCGTCGAAGCAGGCACCGTCCAGGGGCATCATCATCCCCGGGACGAAGGTCCGCTTCGACAGGCTCTATGTCAATGAAGGACTGTGGTGGATTCGCATCACCGTAGGCGGGAAACAAAAATGCATCGCAGTCGGGGAAAAGCAGACGGGGGTCACTTTCCGCCGGGCGAACGCCCTGGGCCGGCTGTGGGGGAAGGCAGGTGGACTCGATACATCACGGGGCAAGAAAAAGAAGGGCTGA
- a CDS encoding gluconate 2-dehydrogenase subunit 3 family protein encodes MAEKGPDEKQFSRRDFLKTTGVATGGIIGGSLLGGFVGFNMNGDSGGDTAQNDQESGGDIAQGQQDPGRVFFHNDAEFETISQAMERIFPEDDMGPGAITLGAPYFLDMQLAGQYGNNTREYMQGPFYAGETTQGYQARLRRAELFRLGIERLNAEANEQFDDDFSNLDGEDQDEILTRFQEGEADLGVPEDTAKPEDFFGLLRSATIEGVYADPLYRGNRGMEGWKMKNFPGHQYQYIDRIQSDSMVEIDPQPLFGGDHNGNGNG; translated from the coding sequence ATGGCGGAAAAAGGACCAGATGAAAAGCAGTTTTCGAGACGTGATTTCCTCAAGACCACGGGGGTCGCGACAGGCGGCATCATAGGCGGCTCGCTGCTTGGTGGTTTCGTAGGATTCAACATGAACGGGGACTCTGGTGGAGACACGGCGCAGAATGACCAGGAGAGCGGTGGAGATATTGCGCAGGGACAGCAGGACCCGGGCAGAGTCTTCTTTCATAACGACGCAGAATTCGAAACGATTTCCCAGGCCATGGAGCGTATTTTTCCGGAAGATGACATGGGACCCGGGGCCATCACACTCGGCGCACCCTATTTCCTGGATATGCAGCTGGCAGGACAATACGGCAATAACACGAGGGAGTATATGCAGGGACCCTTCTATGCAGGGGAAACGACGCAGGGGTACCAGGCCCGCCTGAGACGGGCAGAACTGTTCAGGTTGGGCATCGAGCGTCTGAACGCCGAGGCCAACGAGCAGTTCGATGATGACTTCAGCAACCTCGACGGGGAGGATCAGGATGAGATACTGACAAGGTTCCAGGAGGGGGAAGCCGATCTCGGTGTACCCGAGGACACGGCGAAGCCGGAAGACTTCTTCGGGCTCCTGCGTTCGGCAACGATCGAAGGGGTCTATGCCGATCCGCTCTATCGGGGCAACCGGGGCATGGAAGGCTGGAAGATGAAGAACTTCCCGGGCCACCAGTACCAGTATATCGACAGGATACAGAGTGACAGCATGGTCGAGATCGACCCACAACCACTATTTGGAGGGGATCATAATGGCAACGGAAATGGATAG
- a CDS encoding GMC family oxidoreductase, giving the protein MATEMDRVDVVTVGVGWTGGIVAAEAAKAGLQVVGLERGRERGTEDYQHIHDEYKYAIRYELMQDVSKETLTFRNSRDQRALPMRQLGSFLLGENLGGAGTHWNGQTWRFLPYDFEIRSMTEERYGSEKLRDDDGYRVQDWGITYDELEPYFDQFEKTAGISGEENPLSGPRSNPYPTPPMMKTRILEMFEEASSNLGYDPIMMPSANLSEQFENPDGQTIAACQYCGFCERFGCEYGAKSSPEVTVIPAARETGNFEVRTHSNVVEILTDEDDDSQVTGVRYVDTRTGEEFIQPADVVVLNSYVFNNYKLLRVSDIGQQYDPETEEGTLGRNYCYQIFGGATGYFDEQFNTFMGAGALGMAFDNYNGDNFDHSDLDFLHGGNMAITQTGNRPIATNTIRPDTPSWGSEFKKESIENYTRTLRVQGQGASLPHKDNYIDLDDEYTDAYGIPLVQLTYNFTDQDVSAQKYLAEKAAEVVEEMGANEVVVDAEISDYSIVPYQSTHNTGGTVMGDDPETSVTNNWLQHWDRDNLFVVGAGSFVHNSGYNPTATVGALAYRCAEGVIRFAEEGGRLEEE; this is encoded by the coding sequence ATGGCAACGGAAATGGATAGGGTGGATGTAGTTACCGTCGGTGTCGGCTGGACAGGCGGCATCGTGGCAGCAGAAGCGGCGAAGGCGGGTCTTCAGGTAGTCGGCCTCGAAAGAGGAAGGGAACGCGGCACCGAGGACTATCAGCATATTCATGATGAGTACAAGTATGCAATAAGATATGAACTGATGCAGGATGTATCGAAGGAGACACTGACATTCAGAAACAGCCGTGACCAGCGTGCATTGCCGATGCGGCAGCTCGGATCCTTCCTCCTCGGGGAAAACCTGGGCGGCGCCGGGACACACTGGAACGGCCAGACATGGCGCTTCCTGCCATATGACTTCGAAATCCGTTCAATGACGGAGGAGCGGTATGGCAGTGAAAAGTTGCGCGACGACGACGGATACAGGGTTCAAGACTGGGGTATTACATACGACGAGCTTGAGCCTTATTTCGACCAGTTTGAAAAGACAGCCGGCATTTCCGGCGAAGAAAACCCTCTGAGTGGCCCACGCTCCAATCCATACCCGACGCCACCAATGATGAAGACACGCATTCTGGAAATGTTTGAGGAGGCATCCTCCAACCTGGGCTATGACCCGATCATGATGCCTTCGGCGAACTTGAGTGAACAGTTCGAGAACCCGGATGGACAGACCATCGCTGCATGCCAGTACTGCGGATTCTGTGAACGTTTCGGCTGTGAGTATGGGGCAAAATCCTCTCCGGAAGTCACAGTCATCCCGGCTGCAAGGGAGACCGGCAACTTTGAAGTGCGCACACACTCCAACGTCGTTGAAATACTGACGGATGAAGATGATGACAGCCAGGTCACCGGCGTAAGGTATGTCGACACGCGTACCGGGGAGGAATTCATCCAGCCGGCGGATGTCGTAGTGCTGAACAGCTATGTATTCAACAACTACAAACTGCTCAGGGTTTCAGACATCGGCCAGCAGTATGATCCTGAAACCGAAGAGGGTACGCTCGGCCGCAACTACTGCTACCAGATCTTCGGGGGCGCGACAGGCTACTTCGACGAACAGTTCAATACGTTCATGGGGGCAGGTGCCCTTGGCATGGCATTCGACAACTATAATGGAGACAACTTCGACCACTCCGATCTCGATTTTCTCCATGGCGGCAACATGGCGATCACCCAGACCGGCAACCGTCCGATTGCGACGAATACGATCAGACCGGATACGCCATCATGGGGCAGCGAATTCAAGAAGGAATCCATCGAAAACTATACGCGTACACTGCGTGTCCAGGGACAGGGGGCATCCCTTCCGCATAAGGACAACTACATCGACCTTGATGATGAATATACTGATGCGTATGGTATACCGCTCGTCCAGCTGACGTACAACTTCACCGACCAGGACGTGTCCGCCCAGAAGTACCTTGCAGAAAAAGCGGCCGAAGTGGTCGAGGAGATGGGTGCTAATGAAGTCGTCGTCGATGCGGAGATCTCCGATTACAGCATCGTGCCATACCAGTCCACACACAACACCGGTGGCACGGTGATGGGGGACGATCCGGAAACGAGCGTGACCAACAATTGGCTGCAGCACTGGGACCGTGACAATCTATTTGTTGTCGGCGCCGGCAGTTTCGTCCATAATAGTGGGTACAACCCAACTGCAACAGTCGGTGCGCTCGCCTACCGCTGTGCAGAAGGCGTAATCAGATTCGCTGAGGAAGGCGGACGTCTCGAAGAAGAATAG
- the tatC gene encoding twin-arginine translocase subunit TatC — protein sequence MDPYQNLSVSPVHKRKADKNKKDEEKKVSGGSGGSGGGDGGNGPRNPQEPEEPKKRKKVSTEDPYAPLMDHIEDLRSLLIKSAVVFVLWFFIIFMTVSWWFPVVSKGADIIVLGPFEVIRFYIRTSAAMSLGLSLPFICWFLWQFVRPGLVDKETQFLKGSLPVMLGLFLVGLSFGYFVVHPISYFFLIQMGQVNFDVLVTADEYMSFLLITTIPFGLIFQLPIVVLFLNHIELLDSDLMKKSRKFAYFGLLVITAIIAPPDFFTHLITLLPMIGLYEISIILVRRKERRTAQKEKAEAEAA from the coding sequence ATGGATCCATACCAAAACCTGAGCGTCAGTCCGGTACACAAGAGGAAAGCCGATAAGAATAAAAAAGATGAAGAGAAGAAAGTCTCAGGTGGCTCCGGCGGTTCCGGCGGAGGAGATGGTGGCAACGGCCCCCGCAACCCGCAGGAGCCGGAAGAACCGAAGAAAAGGAAAAAAGTGAGTACCGAAGACCCATATGCACCACTTATGGATCATATCGAGGATCTGCGGAGCCTGCTGATCAAGTCGGCAGTCGTCTTCGTCCTGTGGTTCTTCATCATATTCATGACTGTCAGCTGGTGGTTCCCGGTCGTCTCCAAGGGTGCAGACATCATCGTCCTCGGACCCTTCGAAGTCATCCGGTTCTACATCCGGACGTCGGCAGCCATGAGTCTCGGACTCAGCCTGCCGTTCATCTGCTGGTTCCTCTGGCAGTTCGTCCGGCCCGGGCTGGTCGACAAGGAGACCCAGTTCCTGAAAGGGTCGCTGCCTGTAATGCTCGGGCTGTTCCTGGTCGGCCTCTCATTCGGCTATTTCGTCGTCCATCCGATCAGCTACTTCTTTCTGATCCAGATGGGGCAGGTCAACTTCGACGTGCTCGTCACAGCCGATGAGTACATGTCATTCCTGCTGATCACAACGATTCCGTTCGGGCTGATCTTCCAGCTGCCGATTGTCGTTTTATTCCTTAATCATATAGAATTGCTCGATTCCGATCTCATGAAGAAATCCAGAAAGTTCGCCTACTTCGGGCTGCTTGTCATCACCGCAATCATTGCACCACCCGATTTCTTCACGCATCTCATTACACTCCTGCCGATGATCGGATTGTATGAAATCAGCATCATCCTCGTCAGACGAAAAGAGAGGCGCACCGCACAGAAAGAGAAAGCCGAAGCGGAGGCAGCTTAA
- the galU gene encoding UTP--glucose-1-phosphate uridylyltransferase GalU has protein sequence MQKVRKAVIPAAGLGTRFLPATKAMPKEMLPILDKPTIQYIVEEAVEAGIEDIIIVTGKHKRAIEDHFDHQIELEMNLKNKEKFELLEKVEHATGLANIFYVRQKSPKGLGHAIHTARQFIGDEPFAVLLGDDIVDNEGGTPAIGQLIEQYNACQSPIIGVKQVPKSETSRYGIVEFDRQKGNLYHLSDMFEKPAPGVTDSTLAIMGRYVLTPEIFDHLEKGEVGAGGEIQLTDAIRAVGEAGGDVHAVDFEGRRYDVGDKTGFVKTTIEYALKSDMRDELLEFMAETLKKNESASRQQ, from the coding sequence ATGCAGAAAGTAAGAAAAGCGGTCATTCCGGCTGCGGGGCTCGGAACGCGGTTCCTGCCGGCAACGAAAGCGATGCCGAAGGAGATGCTGCCGATTCTGGACAAGCCGACGATCCAGTATATCGTCGAAGAGGCGGTGGAAGCGGGCATCGAGGATATCATCATCGTCACCGGCAAGCATAAGCGGGCGATCGAGGATCACTTCGACCATCAGATCGAGCTTGAGATGAATCTGAAAAATAAGGAGAAGTTCGAACTGCTGGAAAAAGTCGAGCATGCGACTGGACTGGCGAACATCTTCTATGTCAGGCAGAAATCCCCCAAAGGGCTCGGCCATGCCATACATACAGCCAGGCAGTTCATCGGCGACGAACCCTTCGCAGTCCTGCTCGGGGATGACATTGTAGACAATGAAGGCGGCACACCTGCAATCGGCCAGCTGATCGAGCAGTATAACGCGTGCCAAAGTCCGATCATCGGGGTGAAGCAGGTGCCGAAATCCGAGACTTCCCGTTATGGGATCGTGGAATTCGACCGGCAGAAGGGCAACCTGTACCATCTGTCCGACATGTTCGAGAAGCCGGCACCGGGTGTGACGGACTCCACACTGGCCATCATGGGCCGCTATGTCCTGACACCTGAAATATTCGACCACCTGGAAAAAGGGGAGGTCGGCGCCGGCGGAGAGATCCAGCTGACGGATGCGATCCGGGCAGTCGGCGAAGCGGGCGGCGATGTGCATGCCGTCGATTTCGAAGGACGCCGTTATGACGTAGGGGACAAGACCGGCTTCGTCAAGACGACGATTGAATACGCGTTGAAATCCGACATGAGGGATGAACTTTTGGAGTTCATGGCGGAAACATTGAAGAAGAACGAAAGCGCAAGCAGACAACAGTAA
- the tatC gene encoding twin-arginine translocase subunit TatC has product MSNNENTRKEALKEAAQGGMTKAEKRRKVTVETPDATLIEHISDLRSMLIKSAVVFVFFFMLIFLTIQYWFPYLTKGHDLIVRGPFEVIRFYIRTSGALGIGLSLPFICYFVWQFMRPGLVEKETQFLKSYFPIMFLLFLAGLSFGYFVVHPISYFFLIQMGEENFDVLVTADEYMSFLLMTTMPFGLIFQLPIVVLFLHHIELLDSVLMKQVRKYVYFGLLVITALIVPPDFFTHLITVAPMIVLYEISIYLVKLRERRALKKARKMEAAK; this is encoded by the coding sequence ATGAGCAATAATGAAAACACAAGGAAAGAGGCACTCAAGGAAGCGGCACAGGGTGGCATGACAAAAGCGGAAAAGCGCCGGAAGGTGACCGTCGAAACGCCCGATGCGACACTGATCGAGCACATCAGTGATCTGAGAAGCATGCTGATCAAGTCGGCTGTGGTGTTCGTCTTCTTCTTCATGCTGATCTTCCTGACGATCCAGTACTGGTTCCCCTATCTGACGAAGGGGCACGACTTGATCGTCAGGGGCCCGTTCGAAGTCATCCGGTTCTACATCCGGACGTCGGGAGCCCTCGGCATCGGGCTCAGCCTGCCCTTCATCTGCTACTTCGTCTGGCAGTTCATGCGGCCCGGTCTTGTGGAAAAGGAGACCCAGTTTCTGAAGTCCTATTTTCCGATCATGTTCCTGCTTTTCCTCGCGGGACTTTCCTTCGGATACTTTGTGGTCCATCCGATCAGCTACTTCTTCCTGATCCAGATGGGCGAGGAAAATTTCGATGTCCTCGTCACGGCGGATGAGTACATGTCATTCCTGCTGATGACGACGATGCCGTTCGGCCTGATCTTCCAGCTGCCGATCGTCGTCCTTTTCCTGCACCACATTGAGCTGCTCGACTCGGTACTGATGAAGCAGGTCCGCAAATATGTGTATTTCGGCCTGCTCGTCATTACTGCACTGATTGTTCCACCGGACTTCTTCACCCATCTTATTACAGTCGCGCCGATGATTGTCCTATATGAAATCAGCATCTACCTCGTCAAGCTGAGGGAGAGGCGCGCGTTGAAAAAAGCACGGAAAATGGAAGCGGCAAAATAA